One Panicum virgatum strain AP13 chromosome 9K, P.virgatum_v5, whole genome shotgun sequence genomic region harbors:
- the LOC120651268 gene encoding uncharacterized protein LOC120651268 isoform X1, translating to MGSRRELGVFMLGSTLGHFVEHRSCLLVADVLAVFWDLFGATRVYCFVHQVPVCGECICFPEHQLCVVKNYAEWVVNSDYDWPQHCSSCNSVLKAGSEETTRLGCLHVMHTKCLISHIQSFPTQTAPAGYVCPSCSTPIWPPSSIKDTGSRLHAKLKEAIIQTGLEKNVFGNHFVTISKADTRTPPAFASDPLKHLSSSGDRESNGASIISSAQDASLPSTLHSAMYTSASLGSGTPIHIEPEIVEIEGPSPVITQFPEQESNFIRSPSPHGPGAMTRKGVTSVDRQNSEISYYADDEDGNRKKYTKRGTFRHRILRMLLPFWSSALPTLPVTAPSKKESDGPEGRPRQRSSRMDPTKILLAMAILACIATMGILYYRLSQRSLSESFVEDEIQ from the exons ATGGGTTCACGGCGGGAGTTGGGGGTTTTCATGCTGGGTTCCACGCTTGGGCATTTCGTCGAACATCGCTCGTGCCTTCTTGTTGCCGACGTGCTGGCTGTGTTCTGGGATTTGTTTGGA GCGACGAGGGTTTACTGCTTCGTCCACCAGGTTCCTGTCTGCGGCGAGTGCATATGCTTCCCGGAGCATCAGCTGTGCGTG GTAAAAAACTATGCTGAATGGGTTGTTAATTCGGATTATGATTGGCCACAACATTGTTCATCTTGCAATTCAGTTCTGAAAGCTGGAAGTGAAGAAACCACACGCTTGGGTTGCTTAC ATGTGATGCACACAAAATGCTTGATATCACATATCCAAAGTTTTCCAACCCAAACAGCACCAGCTGGATATGTCTGCCCCTCGTGTTCCACGCCT ATATGGCCACCGTCAAGCATTAAAGATACAGGTTCTCGCCTTCATGCAAAACTGAAAGAAGCAATAATCCAG ACTGGATTGGAGAAGAATGTATTTGGAAATCATTTTGTGACAATATCTAAAGCTGATACTCGGACCCCTCCTGCTTTTGCATCAGATCCTCTTAAACATTTATCCAGTTCTGGTGATAGAGAATCGAATGGTGCAAGCATAATTAGTTCAGCTCAAGATGCGTCTTTGCCATCAACACTGCATTCTGCAATGTACACTTCTGCTAGTTTAGGATCTGGGACACCTATCCATATTGAACCCGAAATTGTTGAAATAGAGGGTCCTAGTCCAGTGATAACACAATTCCCAGAACAGGAGTCCAACTTCATCAGAAGTCCGAGCCCACATGGG CCTGGTGCCATGACAAGAAAAGGTGTTACTAGCGTTGATAGACAAAATTCAGAGATTTCTTATTATGCTGATGACGAAGATGGAAATCGTAAAAAGTATACCAAAAGGG GTACATTTCGTCATAGAATTCTAAGGATGCTGCTGCCTTTCTGGTCTAGTGCACTGCCAACACTACCAGTCACAGCACCTTCAAAAAAGGAGAGTGATGGCCCAGAGGGTCGCCCCCGGCAGAGATCATCAAGAATGGATCCCACAAAGATTTTACTTGCAATGGCTATATT GGCATGTATAGCAACGATGGGAATTCTCTATTACCGGTTGTCCCAGCGCAGTCTTTCTGAAAGCTTCGTTGAGGATGAGATTCAGTAG
- the LOC120651268 gene encoding zinc finger protein-like 1 homolog isoform X2: MVVCKCRKATRVYCFVHQVPVCGECICFPEHQLCVVKNYAEWVVNSDYDWPQHCSSCNSVLKAGSEETTRLGCLHVMHTKCLISHIQSFPTQTAPAGYVCPSCSTPIWPPSSIKDTGSRLHAKLKEAIIQTGLEKNVFGNHFVTISKADTRTPPAFASDPLKHLSSSGDRESNGASIISSAQDASLPSTLHSAMYTSASLGSGTPIHIEPEIVEIEGPSPVITQFPEQESNFIRSPSPHGPGAMTRKGVTSVDRQNSEISYYADDEDGNRKKYTKRGTFRHRILRMLLPFWSSALPTLPVTAPSKKESDGPEGRPRQRSSRMDPTKILLAMAILACIATMGILYYRLSQRSLSESFVEDEIQ, encoded by the exons ATGGTCGTGTGCAAATGCCGCAAG GCGACGAGGGTTTACTGCTTCGTCCACCAGGTTCCTGTCTGCGGCGAGTGCATATGCTTCCCGGAGCATCAGCTGTGCGTG GTAAAAAACTATGCTGAATGGGTTGTTAATTCGGATTATGATTGGCCACAACATTGTTCATCTTGCAATTCAGTTCTGAAAGCTGGAAGTGAAGAAACCACACGCTTGGGTTGCTTAC ATGTGATGCACACAAAATGCTTGATATCACATATCCAAAGTTTTCCAACCCAAACAGCACCAGCTGGATATGTCTGCCCCTCGTGTTCCACGCCT ATATGGCCACCGTCAAGCATTAAAGATACAGGTTCTCGCCTTCATGCAAAACTGAAAGAAGCAATAATCCAG ACTGGATTGGAGAAGAATGTATTTGGAAATCATTTTGTGACAATATCTAAAGCTGATACTCGGACCCCTCCTGCTTTTGCATCAGATCCTCTTAAACATTTATCCAGTTCTGGTGATAGAGAATCGAATGGTGCAAGCATAATTAGTTCAGCTCAAGATGCGTCTTTGCCATCAACACTGCATTCTGCAATGTACACTTCTGCTAGTTTAGGATCTGGGACACCTATCCATATTGAACCCGAAATTGTTGAAATAGAGGGTCCTAGTCCAGTGATAACACAATTCCCAGAACAGGAGTCCAACTTCATCAGAAGTCCGAGCCCACATGGG CCTGGTGCCATGACAAGAAAAGGTGTTACTAGCGTTGATAGACAAAATTCAGAGATTTCTTATTATGCTGATGACGAAGATGGAAATCGTAAAAAGTATACCAAAAGGG GTACATTTCGTCATAGAATTCTAAGGATGCTGCTGCCTTTCTGGTCTAGTGCACTGCCAACACTACCAGTCACAGCACCTTCAAAAAAGGAGAGTGATGGCCCAGAGGGTCGCCCCCGGCAGAGATCATCAAGAATGGATCCCACAAAGATTTTACTTGCAATGGCTATATT GGCATGTATAGCAACGATGGGAATTCTCTATTACCGGTTGTCCCAGCGCAGTCTTTCTGAAAGCTTCGTTGAGGATGAGATTCAGTAG